From Mycolicibacterium fluoranthenivorans, one genomic window encodes:
- the kstD gene encoding 3-oxosteroid 1-dehydrogenase — MTGQEYDVVVVGSGAAGMVAALTAAHQGLSTVVVEKAPHYGGSTARSGGGVWIPNNEILKRDGVKDTAEAARKYLHTIIGDVVPAEKIDTYLDRGPEMLSFVLANSPLKLCWVPGYSDYYPETAGGKATGRSVEPKPFNAKKLGPDESGLEPPYGKVPLNMVVLQQDYVRLNQLKRHPRGVLRSIKVGVRSVWANATGKNLVGMGRALIAPLRIGLRNAGVPVLLNTALTDLYVEDGVVRGIYVRADGAPESAEPQLIRARKGVILGSGGFEHNEQMRVKYQRAPITTEWTVGAKANTGDGILAAEKLGAALELMEDSWWGPTVPLVDAPWFALSERNSPGSIIVNLKAQRFMNESMPYVEACHHMYGGQYGQGSGPGENVPAWLIFDQQYRDRYIFAGLQPGQRIPKKWLESGVVVKADTLAELAEKTGLSGEALAATVERFNGFARTGVDEDFHRGESAYDRYYGDPTNKPNPNLGEIKNGPFYAAKMVPGDLGTKGGIRTDVHGRALRDDGSIIEGLYAAGNASSPVMGHTYPGPGGTIGPAMTFGYLAALAVAGAAPAATSESGRVG, encoded by the coding sequence ATGACTGGACAGGAGTACGACGTTGTCGTGGTCGGCAGCGGGGCTGCCGGCATGGTCGCCGCACTTACCGCTGCTCACCAGGGCCTCTCGACAGTAGTCGTTGAGAAGGCTCCGCACTACGGTGGTTCCACTGCGCGGTCAGGCGGCGGCGTGTGGATCCCGAACAACGAGATCCTCAAGCGTGACGGGGTCAAAGACACCGCCGAGGCGGCCCGGAAATACCTGCACACGATCATCGGCGACGTGGTGCCCGCGGAGAAGATCGACACCTACCTGGACCGCGGTCCGGAGATGCTGTCGTTCGTCCTCGCGAACTCCCCGCTGAAGCTGTGCTGGGTGCCGGGGTACTCCGACTACTACCCGGAGACCGCAGGCGGCAAGGCCACTGGACGGTCGGTGGAGCCCAAGCCGTTCAACGCCAAGAAGCTCGGGCCCGACGAGTCCGGCCTGGAGCCGCCGTACGGCAAGGTGCCGCTGAACATGGTGGTGCTGCAGCAGGACTACGTCCGACTCAACCAGCTCAAGCGCCACCCGCGTGGTGTGCTGCGCAGCATCAAGGTGGGCGTGCGTTCGGTCTGGGCCAACGCGACCGGCAAGAACCTCGTCGGCATGGGCCGCGCACTCATCGCACCGCTGCGTATCGGCCTGCGCAACGCCGGGGTTCCGGTGTTGCTGAACACCGCGCTGACCGATCTCTACGTCGAGGACGGCGTGGTCCGCGGGATCTACGTACGGGCCGACGGCGCACCGGAATCTGCTGAGCCGCAACTGATCCGGGCCCGCAAGGGGGTCATCCTGGGCTCCGGAGGCTTCGAGCACAACGAGCAGATGCGGGTGAAGTACCAGCGCGCACCCATCACCACCGAGTGGACGGTCGGCGCCAAGGCCAATACCGGCGACGGCATTCTGGCCGCCGAGAAGCTCGGTGCGGCATTGGAACTCATGGAGGACTCGTGGTGGGGCCCGACGGTCCCGCTGGTCGACGCGCCGTGGTTCGCCCTGTCCGAACGCAACTCTCCCGGGTCGATCATCGTCAACCTCAAGGCCCAGAGGTTCATGAACGAGTCCATGCCCTACGTCGAGGCCTGCCATCACATGTACGGCGGTCAGTACGGTCAGGGTTCGGGCCCGGGCGAGAACGTGCCGGCCTGGCTGATCTTCGACCAGCAGTACCGGGACCGCTACATCTTCGCGGGACTTCAGCCGGGACAACGGATTCCGAAGAAGTGGCTGGAGTCCGGCGTGGTCGTCAAGGCCGACACACTGGCCGAGCTGGCCGAGAAGACCGGCCTTTCCGGCGAGGCCTTGGCCGCCACCGTCGAGCGCTTCAACGGGTTCGCCCGGACCGGTGTGGATGAGGATTTCCATCGCGGCGAGAGCGCGTACGACCGCTACTACGGGGATCCGACCAACAAGCCCAATCCGAACCTGGGTGAGATCAAGAACGGCCCGTTCTACGCGGCCAAGATGGTGCCGGGTGACCTCGGCACCAAGGGCGGCATCCGCACCGATGTGCACGGCCGGGCCTTGCGCGACGACGGCTCGATCATCGAGGGGCTCTACGCCGCAGGCAATGCCAGCTCACCGGTGATGGGCCACACCTATCCCGGCCCGGGTGGGACCATCGGACCCGCCATGACCTTCGGATACCTGGCCGCCCTCGCCGTAGCCGGAGCCGCCCCGGCGGCGACATCAGAGTCAGGAAGGGTTGGTTAA